A single Lolium perenne isolate Kyuss_39 chromosome 6, Kyuss_2.0, whole genome shotgun sequence DNA region contains:
- the LOC127310768 gene encoding uncharacterized protein yields the protein MSCIKDVPTLRGDNYTEWRKKVDFAFVCAEVDWVVDTPQPIKPADPVRADGDTDDAWAQKKRDHAPVEMSYALENRKWQTANKKCMAFIKNTIENAIVGSITECTSAGEYLEKIKSQFTGSSKTYTTQLLKQLVTEKYTGGAHGIREHILRMSNMAAKLKPMDADTELKPALLVHLVMASLPQQFENFVINYNMSPEKWDIEKTIAMCVQEEDRLKAQNGGTINYVKDNKKRPFTPSNNGSPSKQYGKAPMQHQQKFQPRPLPVNKDQCLHCQKTGHYKKDCPAFLKELMAKKGATVHVANSLRGFHSTRTTKRGEGCVEVANGIQAEVEAVGDVLLELADGLTITLEMSYLFLPYIEI from the exons ATGAGCTGCATCAAAGATGTTCCCACCCTTAGAGGGGATAACTACACGGAATGGAGGAAGAAGGTGGATTTCGCCTTCGTGTGTGCTGAGGTGGACTGGGTGGTTGACACACCGCAGCCCATCAAGCCTGCTGACCCCGTCAGAGCTGACGGGGATACTGATGATGCATGGGCTCAAAAGAAAAGGGACCATGCTCCTGTGGAGATGTCCTACGCCTTAGAGAACAGAAAGTGGCAGACTGCCAACAAAAAGTGCATGGCTTTCATAAAGAATACAATTGAGAACGCTATAGTGGGCTCAATTACAGAGTGTACTTCCGCTGGGGAGTACCTAGAAAAGATAAAGAGCCAGTTCACTGGTTCTTCAAAGACATATACAACCCAGCTGTTGAAGCAGCTGGTGACAGAAAAGTATACTGGAGGTGCACATGGCATCAGGGAGCACATCCTCAGGATGAGCAACATGGCTGCAAAGCTGAAGCCCATGGATGCCGACACAGAGCTGAAGCCTGCACTTCTGGTTCACTTGGTGATGGCTTCATTGCCACAACAGTTTGAAAACTTTGTCATCAATTACAACATGAGCCCTGAGAAATGGGACATTGAAAAGACCATTGCCATGTGTGTGCAAGAGGAGGATAGACTCAAGGCACAGAATGGAGGTACCATCAATTATGTGAAGGACAATAAGAAAAGGCCCTTCACACCAAGCAACAATGGTTCTCCTTCAAAGCAATATGGTAAAGCCCCAATGCAGCATCAGCAGAAGTTCCAGCCCAGGCCATTGCCAGTGAACAAAGATCAGTGTCTTCACTGTCAGAAGACTGGGCACTACAAGAAAGACTGCCCTGCTTTTCTGAAAGAACTAATGGCAAAGAAAG GTGCAACTGTTCATGTTGCAAATTCTTTACGGGGATTCCATTCGACGAGGACTACGAAAAGAGGCGAAGGATGCGTTGAAGTCGCGAATGGAATTCAAGCAGAAGTTGAAGCTGTTGGCGACGTCCTCTTGGAGCTAGCTGATGGCTTGACTATTACCTTAGAGATGTCTTATTTGTTCCTTCCATACATAGAAATTTAA
- the LOC127308828 gene encoding catalase isozyme 2: MDPCKFRPSSTFDKKTTTTNAGQPVWNDNEALTVGPRGPILLEDYHLLEKIAHFARERIPERVVHARGASAKGFFECTHDVTGLTCADFLRAPGARTPVIVRFSTVIHERGSPETIRDPRGFAVKFYTREGNWDLLGNNFPVFFIRDGIKFPDVIHAFKPNPKSHVQEYWRVFDFLSHLPESLHTFFFLFDDVGIPTDYRHMDGFGVNTYTFVTRDGKSRYVKFHWKPTCGVSCLMDDEATLVGGKNHSHATQDLYDSIDAGNFPEWKLFVQVIDPDEEDKFDFDPLDDTKTWPEDLVPLQPVGRLVLDRNVDNFFNENEQLAFGPGLVVPGIYYSDDKMLQCRVFAYADTQRYRLGPNYLMLPVNAPKCGFKNNHYDGAMNFMHRDEEVDYYPSRHAPLRQADPPSFPVPTRPIVGKREKTRIKKENDFVQPGERYRSWAPDRQDRFCKRFADALGHPKVSHELRIIWINFLRQCDESCGMKVANRLNVKPSM; this comes from the exons ATGGATCCCTGCAAG TTCCGCCCGTCGAGCACCTTCGacaagaagacgacgacgacgaacgcCGGCCAGCCAGTGTGGAACGACAACGAGGCGCTCACCGTCGGCCCGCGCGGCCCGATCCTGCTGGAGGACTACCACCTACTGGAGAAGATCGCGCACTTCGCACGCGAGCGCATCCCGGAGCGCGTCGTGCACGCGCGCGGCGCCTCCGCCAAGGGCTTCTTCGAGTGCACGCACGACGTCACCGGCCTCACCTGCGCCGACTTCCTGCGCGCGCCCGGGGCGCGCACCCCGGTCATCGTCCGCTTCTCCACCGTCATCCACGAGCGTGGCTCGCCGGAGACCATCCGCGACCCGCGCGGGTTCGCCGTCAAGTTTTACACGCGCGAGGGCAACTGGGACCTGCTGGGCAACAACTTCCCCGTCTTCTTCATCCGCGACGGCATCAAGTTCCCCGACGTCATCCACGCCTTCAAGCCCAACCCCAAGTCGCACGTCCAGGAGTACTGGCGCGTCTTCGACTTCCTCTCCCACCTCCCCGAGAGCCTCcacaccttcttcttcctcttcgacgACGTCGGCATCCCCACCGACTACCGCCACATGGACGGCTTCGGGGTCAACACCTACACCTTCGTCACCCGCGACGGCAAGTCACGCTACGTCAAGTTCCACTGGAAGCCCACCTGCGGCGTCAGCTGCCTCATGGACGACGAGGCCACCCTCGTCGGCGGCAAGAACCACAGCCACGCCACCCAGGACCTCTACGACTCCATCGACGCCGGCAACTTCCCCGAGTGGAAGCTCTTCGTGCAGGTCATCGACCCCGACGAGGAGGACAAGTTCGACTTCGACCCGCTCGACGACACCAAGACCTGGCCCGAGGACCTCGTCCCGCTCCAGCCCGTCGGCCGCCTCGTCCTCGACCGCAACGTCGACAACTTCTTCAACGAGAACGAGCAGCTCGCCTTCGGCCCCGGCCTCGTCGTCCCCGGGATCTACTACTCCGACGACAAGATGCTGCAGTGCAGGGTGTTCGCCTACGCCGACACGCAGCGCTACCGCCTCGGACCAAACTACCTCATGCTCCCCGTCAACGCGCCCAAGTGCGGATTCAAGAACAACCACTACGACGGCGCCATGAACTTCATGCACCGCGACGAGGAGGTCGACTACTACCCGTCCCGCCACGCGCCGCTCCGGCAAGCCGACCCGCCCAGCTTCCCCGTGCCGACACGGCCCATAGTAGGAAAAAGGGAGAAGACGAGGATCAAGAAGGAGAACGACTTCGTGCAGCCTGGGGAGAGGTACCGCAGCTGGGCGCCCGACCGGCAGGACAGGTTCTGCAAGAGGTTTGCTGATGCGCTGGGCCATCCCAAGGTCAGCCATGAGCTCAGGATCATCTGGATCAACTTCCTCAGACAG TGTGACGAGTCGTGTGGGATGAAGGTGGCCAACCGCCTCAACGTCAAGCCAAGCATGTGA